Proteins encoded together in one Ictidomys tridecemlineatus isolate mIctTri1 chromosome 3, mIctTri1.hap1, whole genome shotgun sequence window:
- the Yeats2 gene encoding YEATS domain-containing protein 2 isoform X8 → MSGIKRTIKETDPDYEDVSVALPNKRHKAIENSARDAAVQKIETIIKEQFALEMKNKEHEIEVIDQRLIEARRMMDKLRACIVANYYASAGLLKVSEGSKTCDPMVFNHPAIKKFLESPSRSSSPTNQRSETPSANHSESDSLSQHNDFLSDKDNNSNMDMEERVSNNMEQRSSRNTGRDTSGVTGSHKTEQRNTDLTGDETSRLFVKKTIVVGNVSKYIPPDKREENDQSTHKWMVYVRGSRREPSINHFVKKVWFFLHPSYKPNDLVEVREPPFHLTRRGWGEFPVRVQVHFKDSQNKRIDIIHNLKLDRTYTGLQTLGAETLIS, encoded by the exons ATGTCAGGCATCAAGCGAACAATCAAAGAAACCGACCCTGATTACGAGGATGTATCTGTGGCCCTTCCAAATAAGCGGCATAAAGCAATTGAGAATTCAG CTCGAGATGCTGCTGTGCAGAAGATTGAGACTATTATCAAGGAGCAGTTTGCTCTTGAAATGAAGAATAAGGAACATGAAATTGAAGTCATTGACCAG CGACTGATTGAAGCAAGAAGGATGATGGATAAACTTCGTGCCTGCATTGTAGCAAACTATTATGCTTCTGCAGGTCTTCTGAAAGTTTCTGAG GGATCAAAGACATGTGATCCAATGGTCTTTAATCATCCTGCTATCAAGAAATTTTTGGAATCACCATCTAGATCCTCATCTCCTACCAATCAGAGATCAGAAACACCCTCAGCTAATCATTCAGAAAGTGATTCTTTATCTCAGCACAATGACTTCTTATCTGACAAAGATAATAACAGCAATATGGATATGGAAGAAAGAGTCTCAAACAACATGGAACAGAGATCAAGCCGAAATACTGGAAGG GATACTTCTGGTGTTACTGGCTCTCATAAAACAGAACAGCGGAATACTGATCTCACAGGAGATGAGACTTCACGACTTTTTGTAAAGAAAACAATAGTAGTGGGCAATGTGTCCAA gtaTATACCTCCagataaaagggaagaaaatgaccAATCAACCCATAAGTGGATGGTATATGTTCGAGGGTCTCGTAGAGAACCCAGCATTAATCATTTTGTCAAGAAAGTTTGGTTCTTCCTTCATCCCAGCTATAAACCAAATGACCTTGTGGAAGTTAG AGAGCCTCCTTTTCATCTGACCAGAAGAGGCTGGGGTGAGTTTCCTGTCAGAGTTCAAGTTCACTTTAAGGACAGCCAGAACAAGCGGATAGATATCATACATAATCTGAAG CTGGATAGAACGTACACTGGCCTGCAGACACTTGGAGCAGAGACG CTCATCTCTTGA
- the Yeats2 gene encoding YEATS domain-containing protein 2 isoform X6, translating to MSGIKRTIKETDPDYEDVSVALPNKRHKAIENSARDAAVQKIETIIKEQFALEMKNKEHEIEVIDQRLIEARRMMDKLRACIVANYYASAGLLKVSEGSKTCDPMVFNHPAIKKFLESPSRSSSPTNQRSETPSANHSESDSLSQHNDFLSDKDNNSNMDMEERVSNNMEQRSSRNTGRDTSGVTGSHKTEQRNTDLTGDETSRLFVKKTIVVGNVSKYIPPDKREENDQSTHKWMVYVRGSRREPSINHFVKKVWFFLHPSYKPNDLVEVREPPFHLTRRGWGEFPVRVQVHFKDSQNKRIDIIHNLKLDRTYTGLQTLGAETVVDVELHRHSLGEDYVYPQSSESDISDAPPSLPLTIPAPVKASSPIKQSLEPVPDTSVEKGFPSNTEAERHTTFYSLPSSLERTPTKVTSQKITFCSHGNSAFQPIASSCKIVPQSQVPNPESPGKSFQPITMSCKIVSGSPISTPSPSPLPRTPTSTPVHVKQGPASSVINNPYVIMDKPGQVIGASTPSTGSPTNKLSTASQVSQGTGSPVPKIHGSSFVTSTVKQEDSLFASMPPLCPIGSHPKVQSPKPITGGLGAFTKVIIKQEPGEAPHVPTTGASSQSPLPQYVTVKGGHMIAVSPQKQVITAGEGTTQSPKIQPSK from the exons ATGTCAGGCATCAAGCGAACAATCAAAGAAACCGACCCTGATTACGAGGATGTATCTGTGGCCCTTCCAAATAAGCGGCATAAAGCAATTGAGAATTCAG CTCGAGATGCTGCTGTGCAGAAGATTGAGACTATTATCAAGGAGCAGTTTGCTCTTGAAATGAAGAATAAGGAACATGAAATTGAAGTCATTGACCAG CGACTGATTGAAGCAAGAAGGATGATGGATAAACTTCGTGCCTGCATTGTAGCAAACTATTATGCTTCTGCAGGTCTTCTGAAAGTTTCTGAG GGATCAAAGACATGTGATCCAATGGTCTTTAATCATCCTGCTATCAAGAAATTTTTGGAATCACCATCTAGATCCTCATCTCCTACCAATCAGAGATCAGAAACACCCTCAGCTAATCATTCAGAAAGTGATTCTTTATCTCAGCACAATGACTTCTTATCTGACAAAGATAATAACAGCAATATGGATATGGAAGAAAGAGTCTCAAACAACATGGAACAGAGATCAAGCCGAAATACTGGAAGG GATACTTCTGGTGTTACTGGCTCTCATAAAACAGAACAGCGGAATACTGATCTCACAGGAGATGAGACTTCACGACTTTTTGTAAAGAAAACAATAGTAGTGGGCAATGTGTCCAA gtaTATACCTCCagataaaagggaagaaaatgaccAATCAACCCATAAGTGGATGGTATATGTTCGAGGGTCTCGTAGAGAACCCAGCATTAATCATTTTGTCAAGAAAGTTTGGTTCTTCCTTCATCCCAGCTATAAACCAAATGACCTTGTGGAAGTTAG AGAGCCTCCTTTTCATCTGACCAGAAGAGGCTGGGGTGAGTTTCCTGTCAGAGTTCAAGTTCACTTTAAGGACAGCCAGAACAAGCGGATAGATATCATACATAATCTGAAG CTGGATAGAACGTACACTGGCCTGCAGACACTTGGAGCAGAGACG GTAGTGGATGTTGAACTCCATCGGCATTCTCTTGGAGAAGACTATGTTTACCCCCAGTCCTCCGAGTCTGACATCTCCGATGCCCCTCCATCTTTGCCTTTGACCATTCCAGCCCCAGTAAAAGCTTCTTCACCAATAAAGCAGTCCCTCGAGCCAGTACCCGATACCTCTGTGGAGAAAG GATTCCCATCCAACACTGAAGCTGAGAGACACACTACATTTTATTCTTTGCCATCTTCATTGGAAAGAACACCCACCAAAGTGACATCCCAGAAAATTACCTTTTGTTCTCATGGCAATTCAGCTTTCCAGCCAATAGCATCAAGCTGCAAAATTGTGCCACAAAGTCAGGTTCCTAATCCTGAATCACCTGGAAAATCCTTCCAGCCCATCACCATGAGCTGCAAGATTGTCTCAG GTTCTCCAATATCAACGCCAAGTCCATCACCATTGCCTCGAACCCCAACCTCCACACCAGTCCATGTGAAGCAAGGCCCTGCCAGCTCTGTTATAAATAATCCTTACGTTATCATGGATAAGCCTGGGCAGGTGATTGGAGCCTCTACTCCTAGTACAG GAAGTCCTACAAACAAGCTCTCCACAGCTTCTCAGGTCTCCCAAGGAACAGGTTCCCCTGTTCCTAAAATTCATGGAAGTAGTTTTGTAACATCTACAGTCAAG caaGAGGATTCTTTATTCGCATCTATGCCACCTCTGTGCCCAATTGGGAGTCACCCTAAGGTTCAGAGCCCCAAACCTATTACTGGAGGACTTGGAGCTTTCACAAAA GTGATCATCAAACAGGAACCTGGTGAAGCCCCTCATGTGCCCACAACAGGAGCTTCGAGCCAGTCGCCACTTCCTCAGTATGTGACTGTGAAAGGGGGTCACATGATAGCTGTGTCGCCCCAAAAACAAGTCATTACTGCTGGAGAAGGGACTACTCAGTCACCAAAGATTCAACCCTCCAAG
- the Yeats2 gene encoding YEATS domain-containing protein 2 isoform X7, producing MSGIKRTIKETDPDYEDVSVALPNKRHKAIENSARDAAVQKIETIIKEQFALEMKNKEHEIEVIDQRLIEARRMMDKLRACIVANYYASAGLLKVSEGSKTCDPMVFNHPAIKKFLESPSRSSSPTNQRSETPSANHSESDSLSQHNDFLSDKDNNSNMDMEERVSNNMEQRSSRNTGRDTSGVTGSHKTEQRNTDLTGDETSRLFVKKTIVVGNVSKYIPPDKREENDQSTHKWMVYVRGSRREPSINHFVKKVWFFLHPSYKPNDLVEVREPPFHLTRRGWGEFPVRVQVHFKDSQNKRIDIIHNLKLDRTYTGLQTLGAETVVDVELHRHSLGEDYVYPQSSESDISDAPPSLPLTIPAPVKASSPIKQSLEPVPDTSVEKGFPSNTEAERHTTFYSLPSSLERTPTKVTSQKITFCSHGNSAFQPIASSCKIVPQSQVPNPESPGKSFQPITMSCKIVSGSPISTPSPSPLPRTPTSTPVHVKQGPASSVINNPYVIMDKPGQVIGASTPSTARGFFIRIYATSVPNWESP from the exons ATGTCAGGCATCAAGCGAACAATCAAAGAAACCGACCCTGATTACGAGGATGTATCTGTGGCCCTTCCAAATAAGCGGCATAAAGCAATTGAGAATTCAG CTCGAGATGCTGCTGTGCAGAAGATTGAGACTATTATCAAGGAGCAGTTTGCTCTTGAAATGAAGAATAAGGAACATGAAATTGAAGTCATTGACCAG CGACTGATTGAAGCAAGAAGGATGATGGATAAACTTCGTGCCTGCATTGTAGCAAACTATTATGCTTCTGCAGGTCTTCTGAAAGTTTCTGAG GGATCAAAGACATGTGATCCAATGGTCTTTAATCATCCTGCTATCAAGAAATTTTTGGAATCACCATCTAGATCCTCATCTCCTACCAATCAGAGATCAGAAACACCCTCAGCTAATCATTCAGAAAGTGATTCTTTATCTCAGCACAATGACTTCTTATCTGACAAAGATAATAACAGCAATATGGATATGGAAGAAAGAGTCTCAAACAACATGGAACAGAGATCAAGCCGAAATACTGGAAGG GATACTTCTGGTGTTACTGGCTCTCATAAAACAGAACAGCGGAATACTGATCTCACAGGAGATGAGACTTCACGACTTTTTGTAAAGAAAACAATAGTAGTGGGCAATGTGTCCAA gtaTATACCTCCagataaaagggaagaaaatgaccAATCAACCCATAAGTGGATGGTATATGTTCGAGGGTCTCGTAGAGAACCCAGCATTAATCATTTTGTCAAGAAAGTTTGGTTCTTCCTTCATCCCAGCTATAAACCAAATGACCTTGTGGAAGTTAG AGAGCCTCCTTTTCATCTGACCAGAAGAGGCTGGGGTGAGTTTCCTGTCAGAGTTCAAGTTCACTTTAAGGACAGCCAGAACAAGCGGATAGATATCATACATAATCTGAAG CTGGATAGAACGTACACTGGCCTGCAGACACTTGGAGCAGAGACG GTAGTGGATGTTGAACTCCATCGGCATTCTCTTGGAGAAGACTATGTTTACCCCCAGTCCTCCGAGTCTGACATCTCCGATGCCCCTCCATCTTTGCCTTTGACCATTCCAGCCCCAGTAAAAGCTTCTTCACCAATAAAGCAGTCCCTCGAGCCAGTACCCGATACCTCTGTGGAGAAAG GATTCCCATCCAACACTGAAGCTGAGAGACACACTACATTTTATTCTTTGCCATCTTCATTGGAAAGAACACCCACCAAAGTGACATCCCAGAAAATTACCTTTTGTTCTCATGGCAATTCAGCTTTCCAGCCAATAGCATCAAGCTGCAAAATTGTGCCACAAAGTCAGGTTCCTAATCCTGAATCACCTGGAAAATCCTTCCAGCCCATCACCATGAGCTGCAAGATTGTCTCAG GTTCTCCAATATCAACGCCAAGTCCATCACCATTGCCTCGAACCCCAACCTCCACACCAGTCCATGTGAAGCAAGGCCCTGCCAGCTCTGTTATAAATAATCCTTACGTTATCATGGATAAGCCTGGGCAGGTGATTGGAGCCTCTACTCCTAGTACAG caaGAGGATTCTTTATTCGCATCTATGCCACCTCTGTGCCCAATTGGGAGTCACCCTAA
- the Yeats2 gene encoding YEATS domain-containing protein 2 isoform X5 yields MSGIKRTIKETDPDYEDVSVALPNKRHKAIENSARDAAVQKIETIIKEQFALEMKNKEHEIEVIDQRLIEARRMMDKLRACIVANYYASAGLLKVSEGSKTCDPMVFNHPAIKKFLESPSRSSSPTNQRSETPSANHSESDSLSQHNDFLSDKDNNSNMDMEERVSNNMEQRSSRNTGRDTSGVTGSHKTEQRNTDLTGDETSRLFVKKTIVVGNVSKYIPPDKREENDQSTHKWMVYVRGSRREPSINHFVKKVWFFLHPSYKPNDLVEVREPPFHLTRRGWGEFPVRVQVHFKDSQNKRIDIIHNLKLDRTYTGLQTLGAETVVDVELHRHSLGEDYVYPQSSESDISDAPPSLPLTIPAPVKASSPIKQSLEPVPDTSVEKGFPSNTEAERHTTFYSLPSSLERTPTKVTSQKITFCSHGNSAFQPIASSCKIVPQSQVPNPESPGKSFQPITMSCKIVSGSPISTPSPSPLPRTPTSTPVHVKQGPASSVINNPYVIMDKPGQVIGASTPSTGSPTNKLSTASQVSQGTGSPVPKIHGSSFVTSTVKQEDSLFASMPPLCPIGSHPKVQSPKPITGGLGAFTKVIIKQEPGEAPHVPTTGASSQSPLPQYVTVKGGHMIAVSPQKQVITAGEGTTQSPKIQPSKVVGVPVGSALPSAVKQAVAISGGQILVAKASSSVAKAVGPKQVVTQGVAKAIVSGGGGTIVAQPVQTLTKAQVTAAGPPKSGSQGSETD; encoded by the exons ATGTCAGGCATCAAGCGAACAATCAAAGAAACCGACCCTGATTACGAGGATGTATCTGTGGCCCTTCCAAATAAGCGGCATAAAGCAATTGAGAATTCAG CTCGAGATGCTGCTGTGCAGAAGATTGAGACTATTATCAAGGAGCAGTTTGCTCTTGAAATGAAGAATAAGGAACATGAAATTGAAGTCATTGACCAG CGACTGATTGAAGCAAGAAGGATGATGGATAAACTTCGTGCCTGCATTGTAGCAAACTATTATGCTTCTGCAGGTCTTCTGAAAGTTTCTGAG GGATCAAAGACATGTGATCCAATGGTCTTTAATCATCCTGCTATCAAGAAATTTTTGGAATCACCATCTAGATCCTCATCTCCTACCAATCAGAGATCAGAAACACCCTCAGCTAATCATTCAGAAAGTGATTCTTTATCTCAGCACAATGACTTCTTATCTGACAAAGATAATAACAGCAATATGGATATGGAAGAAAGAGTCTCAAACAACATGGAACAGAGATCAAGCCGAAATACTGGAAGG GATACTTCTGGTGTTACTGGCTCTCATAAAACAGAACAGCGGAATACTGATCTCACAGGAGATGAGACTTCACGACTTTTTGTAAAGAAAACAATAGTAGTGGGCAATGTGTCCAA gtaTATACCTCCagataaaagggaagaaaatgaccAATCAACCCATAAGTGGATGGTATATGTTCGAGGGTCTCGTAGAGAACCCAGCATTAATCATTTTGTCAAGAAAGTTTGGTTCTTCCTTCATCCCAGCTATAAACCAAATGACCTTGTGGAAGTTAG AGAGCCTCCTTTTCATCTGACCAGAAGAGGCTGGGGTGAGTTTCCTGTCAGAGTTCAAGTTCACTTTAAGGACAGCCAGAACAAGCGGATAGATATCATACATAATCTGAAG CTGGATAGAACGTACACTGGCCTGCAGACACTTGGAGCAGAGACG GTAGTGGATGTTGAACTCCATCGGCATTCTCTTGGAGAAGACTATGTTTACCCCCAGTCCTCCGAGTCTGACATCTCCGATGCCCCTCCATCTTTGCCTTTGACCATTCCAGCCCCAGTAAAAGCTTCTTCACCAATAAAGCAGTCCCTCGAGCCAGTACCCGATACCTCTGTGGAGAAAG GATTCCCATCCAACACTGAAGCTGAGAGACACACTACATTTTATTCTTTGCCATCTTCATTGGAAAGAACACCCACCAAAGTGACATCCCAGAAAATTACCTTTTGTTCTCATGGCAATTCAGCTTTCCAGCCAATAGCATCAAGCTGCAAAATTGTGCCACAAAGTCAGGTTCCTAATCCTGAATCACCTGGAAAATCCTTCCAGCCCATCACCATGAGCTGCAAGATTGTCTCAG GTTCTCCAATATCAACGCCAAGTCCATCACCATTGCCTCGAACCCCAACCTCCACACCAGTCCATGTGAAGCAAGGCCCTGCCAGCTCTGTTATAAATAATCCTTACGTTATCATGGATAAGCCTGGGCAGGTGATTGGAGCCTCTACTCCTAGTACAG GAAGTCCTACAAACAAGCTCTCCACAGCTTCTCAGGTCTCCCAAGGAACAGGTTCCCCTGTTCCTAAAATTCATGGAAGTAGTTTTGTAACATCTACAGTCAAG caaGAGGATTCTTTATTCGCATCTATGCCACCTCTGTGCCCAATTGGGAGTCACCCTAAGGTTCAGAGCCCCAAACCTATTACTGGAGGACTTGGAGCTTTCACAAAA GTGATCATCAAACAGGAACCTGGTGAAGCCCCTCATGTGCCCACAACAGGAGCTTCGAGCCAGTCGCCACTTCCTCAGTATGTGACTGTGAAAGGGGGTCACATGATAGCTGTGTCGCCCCAAAAACAAGTCATTACTGCTGGAGAAGGGACTACTCAGTCACCAAAGATTCAACCCTCCAAG GTTGTTGGGGTGCCAGTAGGGTCTGCCTTACCTTCAGCAGTGAAGCAGGCTGTGGCAATCAGTGGTGGCCAGATCCTTGTAGCCAAGGCCAGCTCTTCTGTCGCCAAAGCAGTTGGACCAAAGCAAGTTGTGACCCAAGGAGTTGCCAAAGCAATTGTGAGTGGAGGTGGAGGAACCATTGTTGCTCAGCCGGTCCAGACCTTAACCAAGGCTCAGGTCACTGCTGCTGGCCCTCCGAAGAGTGGATCCCAGGGCTCAG AAACTGACTAA